caaagaaaacaaagtgctcgaagtgacgctcgaacttttgaggctgaaggcagcatcatgctggtcagacaagggcttcacgaacttgttgagttaccttacTTCGGTTTTTCTatagccaaacaagttgcccaagagcacatacgaggcgaaaaagattacatgcccactcggattagattgcgtgaaacatcattcatgtccaaacgactacatggtatacattggagagtacgagaaccatgagagctgccacatatgcggtgcatcgagatacaagaagaaaaacgtcagagctggcgaagacgatggggaagaagtgatgaagggcaggctgacaaagactgtctggtatcttacggcaggtggccaagttgagcgttggatgcagaacattaaggatgcgaggtatctcgtctatcacgatccggcgcaggctgcattcgatcctgacgggcactaccgtgtggaggaagctggggtcctaagacaccctgccgatgggactcagtggagcaacttcgacacggcatttccagatttcagggcagagcccagaaacctgaggctcggtctcagcactgacgggataaatcctttcggaaacatgaacaacaagcacagcacatggccagtgatcttgtttgtctacaaccttcctccatggttaatcgtgaagagaaagtacatccacatgtgcatgctcatacagggtccaaagcagccgggagctgacctaaatgtctatctgcagctagtgaaggatgagctgaagcagctttggaaccctggcagagtggtttgggacgcaaacaggagggagtacttcatgATGAGAGCAGcacttctgacctgcgtgcatgactaccccgcgaatggaaatacttcatgccaggtgacacatgggtacaaggcctgtacaaagtgcggggaaaacatgacatcggagaagttgcccgcttcatcataaattgtttacatgggccaccgaaagtggttggatgctaaagacccttggagggatgacaaggaaaggttcaatgggaagacggagcacgagACAGcaccgaaggagaagtctggtatgcaaatcctcgaaattgtgaacgatcttgaggttgtccccggaaagattgctgcgaagaaatataaggaacctgaaggcgtcgtgtggaaaaggaggtccgtattttgggacctggagtactgggcacatttagaatgccgccacagcatagatgccatgcacgtggagaaaaatatatgcgacagcgtgctggggttgctgatgaacatttcagaaaagacgaaagatggacccaatgcacggaaggatctggaactcatgtctatcaagaaagagttgtggggcaaagatcaagtgtcggcagccgacaagaatggtttcgtgacggtcaccacgcggtgtcgtctggcatgttacaacctgtacaaagacgagttgcataggatgtgccagtgcctgcagggcattaaagtcccatcgaactactcatcaagcatcgtctgaccctgccttcgttgcgaagagtgaacgcatgatggcgttgcgcgcgaggaagcccttgaaccacaggctagggagtgcagggaaagaggggaagaagaaggtctggcgcaagcaggaccgaattctcgagacggcaggcagggtgcctccaatgcatgacatgctggaggaccaacgtgctagagaatatgcacgtcagcacatgacactcgaggagtgggcgggcattgaaccaatgcagccgcctgttaaaaattttacggtaagggttcacgtgcatttagttgttttcggcgttaatttTGACACttctgatccatatagactcacgtcctgtcttatatgataacaggaaaatgcccacaaatgggaggagagcaagaggtcagaaatctccgacaactccatgcagagcaagaggtgggagtcggctgtgaccgccggcttgccaaaggcggagcacacgggccgtgttctaggagaaAGCAAAGGGGCCTACTGgcatgattatttcccgcctgctccgaagcgaagcagggtccagaaaaagctccccgcttcttctgagataatagaacaagctaaggcggaggcgcgagagcaggcatctatcgtgtttcaagaggtgtcgcgggaatatgcagtgcaagtcgtccatcatttggtgttaGCATTGgtcaaagaccaccccgcccttggcgccatactcgggggaggagtggaagatttgaggaacctccttcctcctcttcctcctcatcccccgcgaaagagcaccccgctgaagagcagcgccgcctccgacacacgtgtGGAGGACGAAAACACCTACACCCCATGTTACAGCCcagctcctagcatggacaaacccccgctagccaaccttccccaaacgagggcatccgggataacgatccgggtccgagcgacaacatccttgtaagtaatcttttcaaactctttttcactccttacctttatgaataaagatcttacacacatatgccttcttcttgttacgcgcaggcacggGTGAAGTGTCCtatccacgttgacaagcctgggaagcctgtaggcgccattggccgcctgatgcccagacaatcaccgctactggtgcacggcattctcatgaacgacgcacaagtgagtgtaaTGGTGGACTCtatcgtcgaggagcatcgggattatgctatcccgctacctttGGAGGAAGGCATGGATATCCTAGgtggttgtccaaactaccggattatgtggcctaggagcttggtatctctctacaaccagcgccggtcctctatgactccatctccctccgcccacaaaggtacttctcattcgccgctcggcctttcccctaggatacttcctcctgtcgatgccggcagAGATGAAGAGCAAGCAATGTCTatgcctgcacagctcaaagatagtcagaccacagggtcggcacaggctggaagcgtccctcccaccttttctctcttgggtgccgctgagtccatgagtggccgcaagatcgatgacaagtacaaggcagaggagcagaaagcatgggacagtaagaggaggcataaaaagagagggcgtggcggcaagaccatcaaggagtcctccaatgtcactcaagatgagatgcaccatgtgcctgacataactggagtctgggaggacaatagaCCTaacattctcatcaagaacccatatcaaggccagagatttgaagacggatcctatttcgtggctagggagtttgaccgggtgcttctttactatcccggaagaccgatggtcaccgaagattccctgcgtgccgtgtccagagagatgcaagagcttcatcagttctacatgcaagcatcagctggttctcaacggcatgcccaacagatcaatgttagcatcccaaaagactatggcttctttgaccaaaaaaccggaaacattcaggaacgtcctatcacctttggtgtggaattcaacgaactgttccacctcttcaaccgccaaaagcttgatatcaacctcttaaggctgtggtctgcctaccaaataagagaactacAGCGAttggaggtaaaaaaaagtagccattctagaccccgcgatgttcaactacggtgacatcggtcttgagccagaaaaggatgcctcaagaaccatggcatctaaatacttggtggcatgtctcgatAAATACACGAACGacgacttcatcctcttcttccttaatttggagtaagttcaattttatatatggaaccgtttgttttttctaattcagtctttcttatacacccttagatactaaagtttgtttttttttaaaacagagaccattgggtgacaatactcatttgtttgccttggtccgcgctatactacttcgattcactagtTCCGAAGAAGAgtgttcgaggtaggttctggaaacccatcaaatcactcattaacactgcctggaaagtggcgaccaagggaaaactagctggtaaaaaCTATAAAGAcaagcctcaccacaaccacaggttcccttgccagcaacagccgtccggcagtgtgttctgtaGCTACTACTgttgtcacatccttatggagaatgccagcatgttcaagcctgagtggaaggggtcagtcgcggcgatggaaaagtactggcggccccgaatgacaatgggacaccgacctaaatgggtcgtttATAACactcaaagggagttcgcccatcttaTAAACAacgaggtcatcaagcctagtggggacttcttcgaacacgtggaacaagtcgtgtctagggttcactcacgacaatagattcaagcttaaaatgagatacatttgtattttttatatgcttccatgaaattttaacactttgtaattatgcttttatagaattttgacactttgtaatcaatgtcgtgaagtgagatacatttgtattctttatatgttttaaatgatgtggcttATATACATTTATATGTTTTAAATAATGTAATGTGAtgtgctgtgatgtgatgcgggtttatatgtatttttctgtgacgagatacatttttctgtgCTGTACATATTGttctgtgtatttcctgtgtattttctgcgattttaattattttttaaataccaaaaatgtatcagtgtcggtcgggTAGGAGCGACCGCCACTACCGTCACTAGTAAGTCTTTCTGCAGCAGCGAGTGCGCGATCTGCCTCGGCGTGATCCAGGTCGGCGACATGGTGaagctgctgccggcgtgcgCCCACATCTACCACGTCGACTGCATCGATCTCTGGCTTGCTTCGCATTCGACATGCCTGCTTTGCCGGTTCAGGGTCAGCGATCACTCGGCAGCCAGTCAGAAAACGGCTCGTGTTTCCTCTGCATATATCATCAGGCTCATCTTTCCCCTGCATAGATCATCACCATCTGCAGGGAATGTCTGTACAGGGTTATTTTTTCCccttatttttttgaatttcaagaTAAACATGGATGTATGGTGATGTCGCAGTGCCGAATCGTAATGTGCATACTGTATTTCACTGGAATCGCAATCGAATTGACATCTCATCCACCGGGGTTCCATGAATAACCCCAACTTAGATTACAGATAGCTTTTCACTGTCAACATGTTAAGGCAGAGGAAATTCAGGGTGTTGAAGCATTCACGGAGGGGAATGCAGGATAATACACTTAAAACCGAAGCAAAGTTGAATAAGTGCATGGGACCGAAGAGAGCAAGGACCAAGGACCCCTCTGAATGCTCATTTAAAATAACGCACATTTGAAAGAACAGAAGGAAAACTGGGGAAGCATCAGAGGGggattttctttctctctataCTCATCTACCTCCTGAAGAAATTCTTCAACCACTTAGAGAACACACTGCATTGCTGCAGCTCAACATTTTATCATATACATGCAGAAAGGAGTTCAAGAAAATTCCTCAGAAATGCAACACGACCAAAATTGTTACAGATATAGACATGCATAAAAGCAATGACCACAGGTTGAGTTGACAGGAAGAACTTTCGCTTAAATCTGCAGCGTTCTGACCATAGCTTGTTGTTCCTGTGAAGCTGCCGTTTTTGGGGGATGCACTGCAGTGGTACAACTATGATAAGGCAGAGGAAATTCAGGGTGTTGCAGCATTCACGGAGGGGAATGCAGGATATAATACACATAAAACCAAAGCAAAATTGACATATTGATACAGCATAGCATGAAAGAAGAGTTCCGCTTGGCAAGTTTAACATGAGAAGATTTTTCTAAGAACTGAAAATTGGTAAAGTGGCTGGATTTAAAATGTTAGGACTCCTTTTGGAAAGTTGGGGTATAATAATTTTATTCGGTTAAGCTGTTTTTAGATACTTGGGTGTTTGCCTAACTTTTTTTCATAATTAAATTGTAAAAAGAGATACATTATTACTTCCCAGAACATATATGTTGAAATCTTGAGATGACAACAACTGGATAACTTGTGTCCAACTTTTAATCCCATATATCAAAACAGAGAAATGGACTTTTGAGAACTTTCCTTGGTAGCTTCAAAAGCAAGCACAACACGTTAACCGTAAACTGCAAGGGATAAAATTGGTAATTTTTTGGGTTTTCCCTACTGTTTCCCGGTGTTGAAATAAAAAAGGTTCTTTGTTGAAAAACCTTGCAAATAAAATTTGCTTCTTTCATGCAACAAGATGCTATTCACTTCGAAAGAATTTCCAAAAGTTTGACTCAGTGTTTGGCTACAGAACTACAGCTAGCCTCACCTTAGTAGATGCCTATCACTCTGTAAAATTCATCTGATGGTTAATTGTGTATACAGATATATGTTGACATGCATTCTCATCTTGGATCATTTTCAACCATTCAATAATATCAAAACCATATTGAAGGATGTCGATTTATCAAACTGCAACTATCTACATGTGAATCTTGAAAAAATTGACCTACAAATTGATcatttttactttttaattACTAAACTGTACAACCAGCAATTTTGATGGTATAAGAAAAAGGCTGGTGATGGTTTAAACAAtatctttacacttataaagatccgagttggtggtcgtcaattcaCCCTACAAGACTACTCCGTAGCTTGATAGGTGGTCGTCACTTGATTGTCACCCATTTCAATGTAGTACATTTATGTATCATAATCTTTTGATTGATTTCATGACACTTTTGAGATAATTATTTCTTAAATGAATATTTTGAGAATTCTTATTTAGCATAAAATTAGAAAACACGATCACATGAATATTTAAACGATTTTTCTATTGATAAGTCGCCTGTTTTTAAACTAGAGGTTAATCGACATGTTAACCATCGGATCTTGATCCAACGACATCAAGTGGGAGATGAGAGAATGGGGATGAccctcagatcttaatccaacggtttTGAAACGTCGACTGGTATTTAAGACTCATTTCTGAAAAATGAGGCGACTTAAGCCACACCCATATTTAAAATAAcgcatacatgtaatatatttttaattccGTAGCAATGCACGTGCATTTAGCTAGTGTATATTATATGATAACAATAAGATAGAATTAACTACATAATGACCATCAACTTCTAATTCCCATACCAACACAAATGACCTAAGTGTTAGTTATTTTGGAGGTGATGGTCGACTCAATCATTTTTTGGGGAATATGGCGTTGCATCGCAACTCTCTTCTGCGTCAAAAGAGTAGGTGATCGTGACCATTGGCCCAAGAATGCTATCCAGCTCATTTTGAGTGGCAAACACAACATATCTTTGATGCAGTAATTTTCCATGTAGGTGAATATAGTCAAGAATATTAATCATGTATGCAAATACATCTATTTTCTAATGACGTCGGTAGGAAAAATTGAGGATTTGCCACTCCAATTGTCGAAATTCTGGGATATGCCACTCGATCCATAGCCTCACTAACATCCAGGATATGACAAGAATAGATCAATGGAGAAGAATGTGAAACATTATGCAAACTTCAAAGCAAACAAGAGGACCAAATTACAGTTTGGTCATGCTAAGATATTTTGTTCTGAAGGTAATGGTCCTATGCTACTGGTTTTGCAGTACTAATCACCGCTCTTGCATTCTCCATGTTCACAGGTTTTTACCACCTGGAGCCACCGAAGGGCACAACAATGTACTTGTGTATCCCGCGTGCAGAACTAGTGCATGGTATATGGGGTTATGTAAACCCGATGCCATTGTGTACCATGATTCTATACTGCAATGAGGAAATGCTACATTCCAATCATGAATAGTCCAAGCACAATGGGGCACTGACTGCCGTGGACGTGGAGTACCGAGGCACGAGGTCTGTCCTGGCAAGACCTAGGCCTAGCCACATCCTATCTATGTGTGTCAAGTGTCAAAAGCCAAGTCCTTGATCCTCTATACTCTGTAGTCTTCTCTATTCACTGCTTTCATCATCTCTCTAAAGGCGAGGTAAGGTGGGGAGGAGGGAACGAGCATCGACCAGGCATCCTCAATGACTTCAAGGGACTTTGAAGGCGATTGTGTCGGCCGGTGGATTCGGTAGGGCTGCAGCTTCTGGAGGGCAATAACAATGGCATGAGTTCGAGGGATTCACATGTGCGCACTCAGTCTCAAGGCTCCATGACACCAGTCTTCTATAGGCACTGTGTAAGTGCATGCGTGTGGTGATGTGTGTGGGTGTGTGTGCATCTACAATGTATGTGGCGTTTCAAAGAAACGGTAACGCTTCTATGAATATGAAGTCGGTGCACATGTTCACACACTTGAAATCACGCATCGATGTATATGCAACACTATCAACCTTGTTGTGCAAGATGTTATGAGGTCATTTGTGCATGCTTCTTTGAAAAATACAGGGCTTAACATTTAGTCTTGACACGACATTGAGTTGCAATTCAAGATACATCATGTCGAAGAAACTAATCAATAAAAACATTACTTAGTTGTCTTTGCTCATGCCCATTCTCAATCTAAAGGAAAACATTACTTAGTCGTCTTTGCTCATGCCCATTCTCAATCGAAAGGACTGAAACTTATCAAGTTATAAGGGGGCATTGTTAATCAATTTGACATTTTCTTAGAATATTTCTATAAATCAACTCAAGTCCTGCCTAGTTGTGAAACATACTTGGCTAATGGCAGAGCCAATAGACAAATATATCTATAAAGGCCATTTAGGGCATCATACTTTTAAAACATGTTGATACAAGGATGGAGGAGGAAACTCTTGCAAATCTGTATCACATCTATACTGCTTTTCTAGCACTGTATCCTCAAAGGGGGTTACCAAAATTGTATAGAACTCTTGTTAATAGCTAATCCACCCAATTTGGACTTATTTGAAAGTTTTGAACACGTGCAACATGAACTATTTCGAGTCTTCCTCTTGTACACAACCAAGTCAGACTTCTCACACAACACCAGTAAGAGGTCAGAAGAAGAGTGGCAGAGCAACCAAAGCATGGATAGCCCATCTATGGAAGAGGTCGAAGATAGGCTGCCGGATATCGGGCTTGGCTATTGGCTCACCGTATCATGCCAGTACAACACGGCATGCTCATCGGGCCTAATATCTTCCATCAAGGTATGGACCATAAACATAGTCACAAGGAGAATTTAGAGACTTGATAAATTCATAAATAGATTGTAATTAGTTGATGCTTGCAAAACAGAAAGTGATAAAGTAGATTTGATATCCACTGGGAGTTGCTCTTCTGAAGAGATATGCTACTGAGTACAATATTTATGTGTAGCCGAATTTAGCACCGGATATATTTTTGAAGATTTTCGTGTTCATTCTCTAAGAGTGAGTTCAAGGTGTTCGACACAATGATGCGTGCTATATACTACTCCAGTACTTTCCATGCAAACATCCCCCGCCCCAACACACACAACAACATATCTAAAATATAGGCACGAAACCAGAAGAAGTAACTGATACTCCAAGATAGCTTAACGCCTTTGCTGTTAGTACTCTGCCCATTTTTTCTTTGGGCACCGGTCGGTGCGTTGGCTGTAATACTGAACCTGACGACTGTGGTTTCGTTTCTGTTGAAATGGAACTGGGCGAAAAGcctttcatctaaaaaaaactccaaGATAGCTTATGCAGAGATACCAATAAGAATGAAAACCGAACTTGGATTGCACCTGACCTGGAAGGAAACACGCAGTTCCCATgacctgcaaaaaaaacaagttgcAGCGCCGAGACGCCAATGCCACAGCGTTAAAGCTCCATCTCATGAATCCAGCATTCAACGAAGCAAAACAatgcttttcatttttttttttgcaagggaAGCAAAATAATGCTTGATAAATGTGAAATCCAAGGATGCTCGTTCATGATGCGCGAAATCACGAGAGGAGCCGGCGTGGGTGCTTACTGGGGTTCAGGCCGatgagcgcggcggcgccggagaaaTCGCAGGAGGCGGGGTTGGCGGCGCCAccggatcggaggaagtagtcgTTGAATGCGTAGGACGCGTGCGCCAGGAGGTCGGGCGGCTCGTAGCAGGCGCCGCCCAGCTGGATGGCGCGGCAGTCGGCGCCGCCGTTGGGGCCGCAAGCCCAGTCGATAGCCGACTGCAGCGCGCCATCCTCGGCGTTATTCTTCGCGACGCACCAGAGCTGACCGCCACTGCTCACCGCGACGGCCCCTGCGGCGCTGCCGACAGCCGCGTGGgcggcgaagaggaggagggggagggcaAGGTGGAGAAGGGGAGGCGAGGCCGCCACCATTGGGGCTCGTACGATCTGGAAGCAGCTGATTGGAGGATGTGAATCCTACCGTTGCGGGTGGAAGGAGGGGAGGGCGAAGCAGAGCAGAGTGTGAAGCGGAGTGCTGTTGTGGGGACGTGTGACGGCGCGTCTTCAGATACTTTCGCCCTCGCTTTCCAGTCCGCAGGGGACCAAGGAACATGCGCCCTTTATTCCCTGGACGGCGCTAACGCACAGGGCAGAGACAGATGGAGAAAagtaattggaaaaccacacGAGTCTTGGAGGCCAAATTTAGGGTACATTCCCCAAATGTAGAGTCCAGGTGCATGGAGGACAGAATCACAGAAAGATCTGGCCGTTCAACATCATGATCCAACAGCCTCAATTCAATGGTGGTTCTCAGGTAGCTGGCTCCATTCTAGGGTCTCTTAATTCCACGAAGtccaatactccctccgtttcgaTATAAAAGGCCTATGAATATCCCAAGATCAGTAACCCAACCAATATATAATGTAGATTGTATATCACATAAATAATACCGTTGAAAAATAGGACATTTGAAGATATAATTTTGTTATATAAAACTCATGCCACATTAGTTAAATCGCCGACCTAGAAAATACACATGAACCCTTTATGCCGAAATGGAGGTAGTATGAAGAATGTGACAGCTAAGCTCCATGTATGCTCTAATATGTGACAGCCAAGCTCTCATGTATGCTCTAATATGTGACAGCCAAGCTCTCATGTATGCTCTAATATGTGACAGCCAAGCTCTCATGTATGCTCTATTGTACCGGAACGGAGTACCCACATCAAGAAATCTCGTTCAGATGCATCGACAACCTCTTTTACTAGACAGGCAGAACGGACGTCATGTAAAAATGGAATAGATTACACGTTCTGACTGAGAAGCGAGAAACCATCAATCAAATATCGAACTGCCATGACCGAGCCTGAAAATACAGTCTGATAGAGGATTGGCATCTAAACAGGGCACTGGCCACAGATCGTTGAAGCGTCCTTGTGTGACGATACCCTTCAGTCACAGGTGGATAGTAAAGTCATGTATACTAAAGTCTAGAGTCTACAATGCACATGAGGTTGCCACGATAGCTGATTCGCGCTCACTGTTGACATTAAGACGTCCAACGGATGTGTGCGTTTATCCAAAAGAGCTCCCCACCTTGCCATCAGAACCTTGCCATAAACATCCCCACCTTGCCATCAGAACCTGCCATAAACATCCCCACCTTGCCATCAGAACCTTGCCATAAACATCCCCACCTTGCCATCAGAACCTGCCATAAACATCCCAATTGTCAATTCCTGGGCATGCGGAACATGCAAAGCAATTCAACCAAAAAAAAGGCTAAAGCCACCCTTCAATATCGAAAATAACGTGGATAGTCACGGTCCTGAAAAATGGAGCCGACAAGGTCACTTCATAAGACCTGCCAGCTAAGCCCGACTTATTGGCATAGTTTGAGTTCCAGTAAAGGCcagaaaaaaatcaagctCAAAATCATGGAAAATCTTTAATTACTAGTCTGTCGTGATGTGTGTCTAGACAATTACCATTTTTAGCAGTCACAAAGTAAGACCCTGGAACAAAAAAACTCTATTCAATATGAACGAAAAAATAGAGTGGCCAATGTTTGGCTTCTAAAATGCTGGACATATTTGACCAGTTGCTGTGCTAAAAAAACCACCCAACTCCACCAAAAGCAAGCCCCTAGTAAGCTAGACCTGCACCGGTACtcattttcaaaatataaaatacCTAGGAAAAGAATGTGGCGACTAGCAAAATGAAAAGCACCAGGTCATTTTCGACTAGTCCTTGCTTTGTGTGCTCAAAGCTAAATGGGCATATATTTGCAATCAGAGGAAGCAATCAATGATATAGGAGAGAGACCTCATGCAAGAACTGGGGTACAAGAATGTTATGATTGTAAACTCCCAAACATAAACCATTCTGATCTGATTAAAGTGTTGAAGCATGAAGGGTAGGGTTTACATACTATGCAAGGAGCAATCATTTTCACAAACAATCCTTAGTTTCTTGTAGCTTACAAGTGTTTTAGGACGAAGGAAGGGGTTTTAATATTATGCGACAAACTGATCTTCACTTGCAATTATGAGTTTTTTTGTACATTATGCAAGTGTTCAAAATATAGTGTATATGAACTTGTTAGGATATCCTATCCATCTTGAAGCATATGGGCCATAGCCCATCAAGGTAGTGTGATGAATATCTCACTACCACTAGAAGCTTCTCATAACCTCATACCAAGAATACACATATGTTGCCTTACTAAAAATACAGCCATGCCTGAATTTATATTCCATACTCGATATTCCCCCCCTGAGCTGATCTCAACTAACCCAGAAATGTCACTCCCTCCGCTTCTTTTTACAGGGTGTTTGATTGGTCcagacaagcctttgaccaaatttgtttttttaagaaaaagtgACCAACAATTACATTATGCAATACGTGACATAAATTTGATGTCGTAGATTTTTTGTATTAAAAAATgcttatgattatgattttgtGTCGCATAAACCTCATATTAATGGGGTAATCTGTGttcaaaggcttgtcttaaaCAATCAAAATACAGCctagaaaaagaaacagaggggGTATTTGATTACTAACAAATCACAATAACTGTAACATAATTTGCTCAAGCAAGCAGACCTGTAGACCATGAAACCAATTCACACACTATTTAGAAAGGACAGCTGCtgtatttaaaataaaataaaaactgaTGACTCCAAGTCGTGACAATTCAGTACGAAAAAATAATAGCAAAGTAAACTAAAGTAAGTCATGCAGGTTCTTTCATTCTTGATCCTATTAATTTAACTAATTACTTTAGTAGTTCACTTAAGATACCAGATAAACATGCATTACTTCAACAAAGATATTGCATATGCATAGACCATAAAAATAGAGTGAATTAGAATCCCCAACCATACAGAAACCAGGAAGATCTCCTAACCACCATTGGATTCTAACAAAATACATGAAACTAGTTTATCTTCTAACAATTCA
This is a stretch of genomic DNA from Brachypodium distachyon strain Bd21 chromosome 1, Brachypodium_distachyon_v3.0, whole genome shotgun sequence. It encodes these proteins:
- the LOC104581551 gene encoding PLASMODESMATA CALLOSE-BINDING PROTEIN 5 isoform X1, whose product is MVAASPPLLHLALPLLLFAAHAAVGSAAGAVAVSSGGQLWCVAKNNAEDGALQSAIDWACGPNGGADCRAIQLGGACYEPPDLLAHASYAFNDYFLRSGGAANPASCDFSGAAALIGLNPSHGNCVFPSSASPKNGSFTGTTSYGQNAADLSESSSCQLNLWSLLLCMSISVTILVVLHF
- the LOC104581551 gene encoding PLASMODESMATA CALLOSE-BINDING PROTEIN 5 isoform X2, with the translated sequence MVAASPPLLHLALPLLLFAAHAAVGSAAGAVAVSSGGQLWCVAKNNAEDGALQSAIDWACGPNGGADCRAIQLGGACYEPPDLLAHASYAFNDYFLRSGGAANPASCDFSGAAALIGLNPSHGNCVFPSRSVHPPKTAASQEQQAMVRTLQI